The window TttatagtagctgctgattttgatcaactcatccttcaactccaaagatgtagcaggatcaggacacattttaatgtcatttttcaaactttttttcaaacgtttaaaaaaataccaataaatctactttgcacCTTGTATTTCTCAAATGTTATGGAAAAGTCTGTGATATCACTACAGCTCAGGAACAGAAGTTAGAAGTTGTCTCGTTGTGCAGATATTTCAGTGTTTGGCTCGATGACTTCCTTTCTTTTAAACCTCGGGTTGATAATCTCCTTAAAAAGCTGAGGCTGAAGTTCAGCAGCACGTCCTGTTTCTCCTTCAAGGCCAGAAACAGACCGGTCGCTGCTTCGTTTTTAGCTGCTTTGGATCACGGTGATCTGTTGAACATGAACGCTTCTGCATTATGTTTGCCACATGTTAGATTCTGCAGATCCGAGATTTGTCTCACTCACAACTTTACACTTTATTCCAGAGTTGGTCGGATCATCTTTGACCTTTGCCTTTAGTCGTTGTTCATATGTAAAGTTTTACTGTGTAAACTTCCCTCTGACATTCACACTGTGATTATCAGAGATCTGACTGCAGCTACAGTCTAGATCTCTACCATTACTTTTGTTGTCTTGTTTATCGACTGATCTCACCTGCAATAACCTCCAAAAGATTTAAAACGAAGACAACTGTCCTGATTTTAAAGCTCTCGGAAGTACAAAGGTGAATTAATAGTTTGGTACTTGTCATTGTGAGAAGATGTTTTTACTACTTCTACACGTTACTGTGTTTTCTGGtatgttttttgtgattgtttgtaACATTTTCTTATCTTAAAATGGGCCTCTTATCTGAGGCCCACTTGACTGAGACACCTATGTGGGCCATTATGGAAcctgtggacatttttcagcccattttgACCACTTGTCCCCACATACAGATGCTGGTTGGGTAGAAAGTGTTGAAACTGAGATAATGTGCTACTGGGACCAACAAAGATCCCTTCATAATTCAATCGGGATCTCAAAGACTCCACTTACTCCACCACGCTGCTGCTGGTCATGTCCAGGTAGCGATTGCTGATCCACTGGACCTGGAGCCAGTCCCGGTACCCGGTGTTCCCACAGCACTGGAACTGGATCTGCAGCAGATCCAGAGTCTTCTTCAGGTAGCAGCGGCCTGGTGTGTCCGTGTCCTTGTAGTACCTCATGGCGTTCCTCAGGCCCAGGAACAGCGACTCCTCCAGCTGGCCACGGATGCTGTAGCACGTGAGCGCCCCCGCCAGGACGCAGGAGGTGAAGAAGAAAGTGCAGACGACGTACGGCATCATTACCAGCTTCCAGCGCAGGAACTTGTTGGTGTCGGCACAGTCCAGGCAGATCTTCCCGCCCAGGAAGTTGATGCAGCAGGCCGCCAGGCCCGTGGTAATCAGCATGTGAGGCACGTAGAGGATCCCCTGGtctgacatcacttcctgccATTTCTGAATTTCTACTTTGAGAAATAAGCCCATGCCGAAGAGGATGGCTCCGGTCAGCACAGAGATCCAGTTTAGCAGCCAGAGGACCTCAGCGagcttctctctctccactttCGTGAAGGTCACCTTACCAACCACCATGGCCGCCCAGATTTCTATGTGTTTCACGTCCCAGCGGCCGGAAACATGGCCGAAAACTGGAGTGCCTTAAGGTTCAGAACCGCCAATAGCAACCAAAGGCCGCATTCAAAACATGTCAGGAGACAAAAAGCCTTATTTCCTACATGAAGTCATCTCAGGAGCTGATTTAAC is drawn from Plectropomus leopardus isolate mb chromosome 16, YSFRI_Pleo_2.0, whole genome shotgun sequence and contains these coding sequences:
- the LOC121955124 gene encoding photoreceptor outer segment membrane glycoprotein 2-like, with the protein product MVVGKVTFTKVEREKLAEVLWLLNWISVLTGAILFGMGLFLKVEIQKWQEVMSDQGILYVPHMLITTGLAACCINFLGGKICLDCADTNKFLRWKLVMMPYVVCTFFFTSCVLAGALTCYSIRGQLEESLFLGLRNAMRYYKDTDTPGRCYLKKTLDLLQIQFQCCGNTGYRDWLQVQWISNRYLDMTSSSVVDRLRSNVEGKYLVDGVPFSCCSTVSPRPCIQQQISNRTAHFNFDQLSQQLNLWRKGCRQALMEHYTGIMQSIGLTVLLIWLFELLVLTGVRYLQTAMENVLRLGDPDSESDGWILENSLAETARSNFNIIKNLGKCYQVDDDPNINIPTAAAEQEVPSRQVQIPVAS